Proteins from one Oncorhynchus gorbuscha isolate QuinsamMale2020 ecotype Even-year linkage group LG18, OgorEven_v1.0, whole genome shotgun sequence genomic window:
- the LOC124002518 gene encoding death-inducer obliterator 1-like isoform X4, with translation MPGDTTAESQDGQVGPVRRSGRQAKRTDKLEEFLLTTKRVRTVGRRSAPGSVEGGDPSSQTHTDAETASEASFDGNTEAKSVEGKPDSPVRKTGRKRTTRKAKGRGSCRGGSVSDDGSSDNEEKGSGDAPKEPQPQEEKEEDKKTIIPEKKEEEDIVQPQPEQDSVKKEVSEKEEEEDEKEENEKEESEGKPVETSGRHASRSSSPAKVASRGTNPNKRDTKSRGAKTHKEEDNEDDDEYPSSSSSSDSGDAEGYDPNALYCICRQKHNKRFMICCDRCEEWFHGDCVGITEARGRLMERNGEDYVCPNCTTKKSQTAKPNGKLKAAVPGARKAEQSPSVAASSPTAAAGADEKGGDDLGIKGRIEKTTNPSGKKKIKIFQAAAEESNLPKCIGPGCEKNALKDSVYCGSECILRHAAAAMAAKSISEPKQKDEPKQKDQDKAKGQKKTPGTRATPKKNSTTGRKTTKKSTEEEESDGEADEDGDEESHEEHPPPPAMSSWSSDHNYNAVTPEKTTPIAPPTVLNKTSPEKESEEDQSEKEPTPPEKKSPASTAPLKGGKKSPGPKVLKLYTRRNKPATPVSSAKAPKKQPYPTPSKTTKSKKPPPPPAVLTPSAPGSLDSPRHHVTGALRVGKSSFTIPKKQAQPQQRDSLGRSPSRIPSSPAPSSRRPEPATLAPSMMCPTAPPNNQMRQNIRRSLTDILYKRVSDSDDLNMSENEVGKLAVNIEKEMFNLCLCTDSKYKNKYRGLMFNLKDPKNKGLFYRVVWGEVSPFRLVRLSADELLSKEISEWRKPDTTEAPSARSQTGQSKSSHRQDAGPPDVDMEDAPPMSDGDVCISGTSPSPRMASAAEQDEAGSTPFSGSVQAGVKSGSALPDIFSMMRDTTAEHRAHLFDLNCKICTGQKSADDEPAAKKAKLSKKPEVRQEVRRLPRSSSCEGAPVNYPGSEAPVPDPLPYHEDASIMLPPPQTPAPVTVPAVSSVSITRRDPRMARHSSGVTVTHSAPDTSMVAPISTDTYSRPIPTESYSRTIPAEPAPVVVMEVVPKGPLPMPPAPPPSIPRPVMQKAASSEPPPEGETAIFLHSQEMMWKGFVNMHTVAKFVTKAYLVSGTFEHLKEDLPDTIHIGGRISPSTVWDYVGKLKTSLSKELCLIRFHPATEEEEVAYVSLFSYFSSRKRFGVVANNNRRIKDLYLIPLSSKDPLPSKLLPFDGPGLEPARPNLLLGLVICQKEKKRAVASFETEEKRSMTQIRDLDDTGLPKPTSAIKAEVKAEKALRYTQDLPFNTSPPGTPPPLSSSETSSTSMAASSVLSFLSSVKAPATGRESPSSSSAASSATNATPLQTILKTLFGNKMHDSEASMSPSEHGAVDVSAGPATLLDPIVQQFGQISKKKQVEEDEDDRPYDPEEEYDPGMGYGAPQKLVKEPEVIKQPEATDLDDVAYDPEDDTIFEEVRTDVPGQARAAPGGLTEQQKMLEDLNKQIEEQKRQLEEQEESIYQPGSTTGTSAASFSVIDSLISQPSLLANSQLLQLGKKVDELMKSSSAAAPLINQRRDPRQSRDPRPSRDPRRLTSDSIEKEETTLPAPVTATTQPPQTDVQEPETPLSQEEVITESLPFLESDTTGESIPLLGESVEPDMEVNYVEKLTVESEEVDPTKSDFDKYSIWPNAASILKTGEISNSEQNSQESTSSGYFKMSANSSSASPTINVLSQNVTQDSSTLMDTQSSHMLHMETSGYMDYGAPPDVAPTATFPPHLGPPPMQGPPPMLGPPPMQSIPSLSGSLPMQRPLPIPVPSPMQVESDQSQYSQYGPTPAAYPPYQNQWGGSQQQYEAPLGPPLQTMMQPRGPPPFQPMGQRAPPPQMFNAPMGSLAPRHMGQQGPPPGQFMEGHGLPPPPTFDGQNGLAPTRFTGPPPPFNFPGPRGPPPPFTGPPPGHFDRGPPPLHFPGPRGPPPSHFGDHGSQAPMIDPPRGPVDQYNNASVGSYQQSMDHHQGQTPPHMYKDNQAPPPGPSYRGPPHYQYEGRRGAPPSGDVGEQHFHPPNQFRGSRAPSPPPHRGSYDDQRQDHQGGTPQHFGGPDRFRLDNPVDLRPTRHSGPLLPTPPEGPIPLPNRMRGHSPESHRDDHWRRHSPDMRRSSSTREGSEPRGGDSASRFEGGHKDREPIPVSSGLSERQKDLSEDRRRERDREGPHGARPWDRSQSKRWSRERDRGRERDRGERERSRERDRSRGRAGERHRVPEGERHRAPEGERHRAPEGERHRAPEGDGHRAPEGERHRAPEGDGHRAPEGDGHRAPEGDGHRAPEGDGHRAPEGERHRAPEGERHRAPEGERHRAPEGDGHRAPEGERHRAPEGERHRAPEGERHRAPEGERHRAPGGERHRAPGGDGHRAPGGDGHRAPGGDGHRAPGGDGHRAPEGDGHRAPEGDGHRAPEGERHRAPEGERHRAPGGDGHRAPETDKRKDKERDRDRERDRVRGREPDRRDYDRERARNRDRERDRERKRDGTRSRDRDRGREREPDRRENDRDRARDRERDKDRDRRDRSKSKEKREDKKESNKSYVPKENDKPAEVESDKNTS, from the exons ATGCCAGGAGACACGACTGCTGAGAGCCAGGATGGCCAAGTAGGGCCTGTGCGCCGCAGCGGGAGGCAGGCCAAACGCACTGACAAGTTGGAGGAGTTCCTGCTCACCACCAAGAGAGTGCGTACAGTGGGGAGGAGAAGTGCACCTGGTAGCGTAGAGGGTGGGGACCCTTCCTCCCAGACCCATACAGATGCGGAGACTGCCTCTGAGGCCAGCTTTGACGGCAACACAGAGGCCAAGTCTGTGGAGGGTAAACCAGATTCACCAGTGAGGAAGACGGGCAGGAAGAGGACAACTCGGAAGGCTAAAGGCCGTGGCAGCTGCAGAGGTGGCTCGGTCAGTGACGATGGAAGCTCTGACAATGAAGAGAAGGGTAGTGGAGATGCACCCAAAGAGCCCCAGccccaggaggagaaggaggaggacaaGAAGACAATCATCCCtgaaaagaaagaggaggaggatatagTGCAGCCGCAGCCAGAGCAGGACTCTGTGAAGAAAGAAGTGTCagaaaaagaagaggaggaggacgagaagGAGGAAAATGaaaaagaggagagcgagggaaagcCCGTGGAGACCAGTGGGAGGCATGCTTCCAGGTCCAGCAGTCCTGCCAAGGTGGCAAGTAGGGGCACCAACCCAAACAAGAGAGACACCAAGTCCAGAGGGGCAAAAACCCACAAAGAGGAAGataatgaggatgatgatgaataCCCGTCATCCTCATCATCCAGTGACTCGGGCGACGCTGAAGGATATGACCCTAATGCATTGTACTGCATCTGTCGACAGAAACACAACAAAAG GTTCATGATCTGCTGCGACCGCTGTGAGGAGTGGTTCCATGGAGACTGTGTGGGCATCACTGAGGCTCGTGGACGTCTGATGGAGAGGAATGGGGAGGACTACGTCTGCCCCAACTGTACCACCAAGAAGAGCCAGACAGCCAAGCCCAATGGCAAACTCAAAGCAGCTGTCCCTGGAGCCCGCAAGGCCGAGCAGAGCCCCTCTGTGGCAGCTTCCTCACCTACAGCTGCTGCTGGTGCAGATGAGAAGGGTGGTGATGACTTGGGTATTAAAGGGAGAATAGAGAAAACAACAAACCCCAGTGGAAAAAAGAAGATCAAGATTTTTCAGGCA GCGGCAGAGGAGTCTAATCTGCCCAAATGTATCGGGCCAGGCTGTGAGAAGAACGCCCTGAAGGACTCTGTCTACTGCGGCAGTGAGTGTATCCTGAGACACGCCGCCGCAGCCATGGCAGCCAAATCCATCTCCGAGCCTAAGCAGAAAGATGAACCTAAGCAGAAAGACCAAGACAAGGCCAAGGGACAGAAGAAAACACCTGGTACCAGGGCAACGCCCAAG aAGAATTCCACCACTGGGAGGAAGACCACCAAGAAGTCCACAGAGGAGGAAGAGTCGGACGGTGAGGCCGATGAGGATGGTGATGAAGAGTCACACGAAGAGCATCCACCGCCACCCGCCATGTCGTCCTGGTCCAGCGACCATAATTACAATGCAGTAACGCCAGAAAAGACTACACCCATAGCACCACcaacagtgttaaacaaaacgT CTCCTGAAAAGGAGAGTGAAGAGGACCAGAGTGAGAAGGAACCAACCCCTCCTGAGAAGAAGTCTCCTGCTTCCACAGCACCGCTCAAAGGAGGAAAGAAGTCTCCTGGCCCCAAAGTATTAAAGCTATACACCAGACGCAATAAACCAGCAACTCCAGTCAGCAGTGCTAAGGCACCAAAGAAACAACCATATCCCACTCCTAGCAAAACAACTAAATCCAAGAAACCACCACCACCCCCTGCTGTCCTGACCCCTTCTGCCCCTGGCTCTCTAGACTCCCCACGACATCACGTCACAGGGGCCCTGAGGGTCGGCAAGTCCAGCTTTACCATCCCTAAGAAGCAGGCCCAGCCCCAGCAGAGAGACTCCTTAGGCCGTAGTCCCTCCAGAATCCCGTCTtcaccagccccctcctcccGACGCCCTGAGCCAGCCACTTTAGCACCTTCCATGATGTGCCCGACGGCTCCGCCAAACAACCAGATGAGACAGAACATCCGCCGCTCGCTCACAGACATCCTATACAAGAG GGTGAGTGACAGTGATGATTTGAATATGTCTGAGAACGAGGTGGGAAAACTGGCTGTCAACATTGAGAAGGAGATGTTCAACCTCTGCTTGTGCACGGACAGCAAGTACAAGAACAAGTACAGGGGCCTCATGTTCAACCTGAAGGACCCCAAAAACAAG GGCCTTTTCTAcagggtggtctggggagaggtcAGCCCCTTCAGGTTGGTGAGGCTGAGTGCAGATGAGCTGCTCTCCAAAGAGATCTCAGAGTGGAGGAAGCCTGACACTACTGAG GCTCCCAGCGCTAGATCCCAGACAGGGCAGTCCAAATCGAGCCATAGGCAGGATGCTGGCCCCCCTGATGTGGACATGGAGGATGCTCCTCCAATGTCTGATGGAGATGTATGTATCTCTGGCACCTCCCCATCTCCTCGCATGGCATCTGCTGCA GAACAAGATGAAGCTGGCTCCACTCCCTTCTCTGGCTCAGTTCAGGCTGGGGTGAAGAGTGGCAGTGCCCTGCCAGATATCTTCAGCATGATGCGGGACACCACGGCCGAACACAGGGCCCATCTCTTTGACCTCAACTGCAAAATCTGTACAG gCCAGAAGTCTGCAGACGATGAACCAGCAGCCAAGAAGGCCAAACTCTCCAAGAAGCCCGAGGTGAGGCAAGAGGTGAGACGCTTGCCCAGGTCCTCCTCATGTGAAGGTGCCCCGGTCAATTATCCCGGCAGTGAGGCACCAGTCCCTGACCCCCTGCCCTACCATGAAGACGCAAGCATCATGTTGCCTCCACCCCAGACCCCAGCCCCTGTCACTGTACCAGCCGTCTCCTCTGTCAGCATCACCCGCAGAGATCCCCGCATGGCAAGACACAGCTCTGGAGTGACGGTCACCCACTCAGCTCCAGACACCTCCATGGTGGCACCAATCTCAACAGATACCTATTCAAGACCCATTCCAACAGAGTCCTATTCAAGAACTATCCCAGCAGAGCCCGCTCCGGTTGTAGTGATGGAGGTGGTGCCCAAGGGGCCCCTCCCCATGCCCCCGgctcctccaccctccatccccagGCCTGTCATGCAAAAAGCTGCCTCGTCAGAGCCTCCCCCAGAGGGTGAGACCGCCATCTTCCTCCATAGTCAGGAGATGATGTGGAAAGGATTCGTCAACATGCACACCGTGGCTAAGTTTGTCACTAAAGCGTACCTGGTCTCAGGAACCTTTGAGCACCTGAAAGAG GATCTACCTGACACCATCCACATCGGAGGCCGAATCTCCCCCAGCACCGTGTGGGACTATGTGGGGAAACTAAAAACGTCACTGTCCAAG GAGCTGTGTCTGATCCGGTTCCATCCagccacagaggaggaggaggtggcctatgtctctctcttctcttatttcAGTAGCAGGAAGCGCTTTGGAGTGGTCGCCAACAACAACCGCCGCATCAAAGACCTATACCTCATCCCCCTGAGCTCCAAGGACCCTCTGCCCTCCAAACTGTTACCCTTCGATGGGCCAG GTCTTGAGCCAGCGCGCCCTAACCTCCTCCTCGGCTTGGTGATCTGTCAGAAGGAGAAGAAGCGTGCTGTAGCCTCCTTTGAGACTGAAGAGAAGCGTTCCATGACCCAAATCAGAGACCTAGATGACACAGGCCTTCCAAAACCAACCTCAGCCATCAAGGCTGAAGTGAAAGCAGAGAAAGCCTTGCGGTACACCCAAGATCTTCCCTTCAACACATCCCCCCCAGGTACACCTCCCCCTCTCAGCTCCTCAGAGACCTCATCCACCTCCATGGCAGCCTCATCAGTGCTGTCCTTCCTGTCTTCTGTCAAAGCCCCTGCTACAGGCAGAGAGTCACCTTCCTCCAGCTCTGCCGCATCCTCTGCTACCAATGCCACCCCCCTTCAGACCATCCTGAAGACTTTGTTTGGGAACAAGATGCATGACTCTGAGGCCTCCATGTCCCCTTCTGAGCATGGTGCTGTTGACGTCTCAGCTGGCCCCGCTACTCTGCTTGATCCCATCGTTCAGCAGTTTGGACAGATTTCTAAGAAGAAGCaggtggaggaggatgaggatgaccGACCATATGACCCAGAGGAAGAGTATGACCCAGGTATGGGCTATGGAGCACCCCAGAAGTTAGTTAAAGAACCTGAGGTCATCAAGCAGCCAGAGGCTACGGATCTGGACGATGTGGCCTATGATCCGGAGGATGACACCATCTTTGAGGAGGTCAGGACTGATGTCCCTGGTCAAGCCAGGGCCGCACCTGGAGGTCTGACCGAACAGCAGAAAATGCTGGAGGATCTCAACAAACAGATTGAGGAGCAGAAACGTCAGCTTGAGGAGCAGGAGGAATCGATCTACCAACCAGGGTCAACCACAGGGACATCAGCTGCCTCGTTCTCAGTCATTGACAGCTTGATCTCTCAGCCATCCCTACTGGCCAACAGTCAGCTTCTGCAGCTGGGAAAAAAGGTTGATGAGTTGATGAAATCCTCCTCTGCTGCCGCTCCTTTGATTAACCAGAGAAGGGACCCAAGGCAGAGCAGGGACCCCAGGCCGAGCAGAGACCCCAGGAGGCTAACCTCAGACTCGATAGAAAAAGAAGAGACAACTCTTCCTGCTCCTGTCACAGCCACCACGcaaccaccacagactgatgtcCAAGAACCAGAAACACCACTTTCCCAAGAAGAGGTTATAACAGAATCTCTTCCCTTCCTGGAATCAGACACAACAGGGGAGTCCATTCCCCTGTTAGGTGAGAGTGTAGAACCTGATATGGAGGTCAATTACGTGGAGAAACTAACTGTGGAATCGGAGGAAGTTGACCCAACCAAGAGTGACTTTGACAAATACAGTATTTGGCCAAATGCAGCCAGCATTTTAAAAACAGGAGAGATTTCTAATTCTGAGCAGAACAGTCAAGAGTCTACGTCCTCTGGCTACTTCAAGATGTCCGCAAACAGCTCCTCAGCTTCACCTACAATTAATGTACTGTCTCAGAATGTTACCCAGGATAGCTCCACCCTGATGGACACCCAATCCTCCCACATGTTACACATGGAAACATCAGGCTACATGGACTATGGAGCTCCTCCTGACGTTGCTCCAACAGCCACCTTCCCACCCCACCTTGGACCCCCACCGATGCAGGGTCCACCTCCAATGCTTGGACCACCACCCATGCAGAGTATTCCTTCCTTGTCAGGCTCTCTTCCTATGCAGAGACCTCTACCCATACCGGTTCCTTCACCCATGCAAGTGGAGAGTGACCAGTCTCAGTACTCTCAGTATGGGCCAACTCCTGCTGCTTACCCTCCCTATCAGAACCAGTGGGGTGGCTCTCAGCAGCAGTATGAGGCACCCCTTGGACCTCCACTCCAGACCATGATGCAACCCAGAGGACCCCCTCCATTCCAACCGATGGGCCAGAGAGCTCCACCTCCCCAGATGTTCAATGCACCCATGGGTTCCCTGGCTCCACGGCACATGGGGCAACAAGGCCCACCTCCAGGCCAGTTCATGGAGGGCCATGGCCTTCCCCCACCTCCTACTTTTGATGGGCAAAATGGTTTAGCTCCAACAAGGTTCACTGGACCCCCTCCTCCATTCAACTTCCCTGGACCCAGaggcccccctcctcccttcacaGGTCCTCCCCCAGGCCACTTTGACAGAGGACCCCCTCCATTGCACTTCCCCGGACCCAGAGGTCCTCCACCTTCTCATTTTGGCGATCATGGGTCCCAAGCACCCATGATCGACCCACCAAGAGGCCCTGTAGACCAGTACAACAATGCCAGTGTTGGTTCCTACCAGCAGAGCATGGACCATCACCAGGGTCAGACCCCTCCACACATGTACAAAGACAACCAGGCTCCCCCACCAGGCCCCTCTTACAGAGGACCTCCACACTACCAGTATGAGGGGCGGAGAGGCGCGCCTCCCAGTGGAGATGTGGGTGAACAGCATTTCCATCCACCTAACCAGTTTCGGGGATCTAGAGCAccctccccaccaccacacagGGGATCTTATGATGACCAGAGACAAGACCACCAGGGGGGCACACCTCAGCATTTCGGAGGACCTGACCGGTTTCGCCTTGACAATCCAGTAGACTTAAGACCAACCCGCCACAGTGGGCCACTGCTCCCGACCCCTCCAGAGGGCCCCATACCTCTACCAAACCGCATGAGGggccacagcccagagtcccacagggATGACCACTGGCGACGACACTCGCCTGACATGAGAAGGAGCAGCTCCACCAGAGAGGGCTCAGAGCCCCGCGGTGGAGACAGTGCCAGTCGGTTTGAGGGTGGCCACAAAGACCGGGAGCCAATCCCTGTTTCCTCTGGGCTGTCTGAAAGGCAGAAGGATCTGTCTGAGGACCGCAGGAGGGAGAGGGACCGTGAGGGGCCCCATGGGGCCAGGCCATGGGACAGGAGCCAGAGCAAGCGCTGGAGccgggagagggacagaggcagggagagagaccgaggagagagggaacgcaGCCGGGAGAGAGACCGCAGCAGAGGGAGGGCGGGAGAGCGACACAGGGTTCCAGAGGGAGAGCGGCACAGGGCTCCAGAGGGAGAGCGGCACAGGGCTCCAGAGGGAGAGCGGCACAGGGCTCCAGAGGGAGACGGGCACAGGGCTCCAGAGGGAGAGCGGCACAGGGCTCCAGAGGGAGACGGGCACAGGGCTCCAGAGGGAGACGGGCACAGGGCTCCAGAGGGAGACGGGCACAGGGCTCCAGAGGGAGACGGGCACAGGGCTCCAGAGGGAGAGCGGCACAGGGCTCCAGAGGGAGAGCGGCACAGGGCTCCAGAGGGAGAGCGGCACAGGGCTCCAGAGGGAGACGGGCACAGGGCTCCAGAGGGAGAGCGGCACAGGGCTCCAGAGGGAGAGCGGCACAGGGCTCCAGAGGGAGAGCGGCACAGGGCTCCAGAGGGAGAGCGGCACAGGGCTCCAGGGGGAGAGCGGCACAGGGCTCCAGGGGGAGACGGGCACAGGGCTCCAGGGGGAGACGGACACAGGGCTCCAGGGGGAGACGGACACAGGGCTCCAGGGGGAGACGGGCACAGGGCTCCAGAGGGAGACGGGCACAGGGCTCCAGAGGGAGACGGGCACAGGGCTCCAGAGGGAGAGCGGCACAGGGCTCCAGAGGGAGAGCGGCACAGGGCTCCAGGGGGAGACGGGCACAGGGCTCcagagacagacaagaggaaGGACAAGGAGAGAGACCGTGACCGAGAAAGGGACAGAGTTAGGGGGAGAGAGCCTGACAGGAGAGACTACGACCGAGAGAGAGCCAGgaacagagaccgagagagagacagagaaaggaaaaGAGACGGGACCAGGAGCAGAGACcgggacagaggcagggagagagagcctgacAGGAGAGAAAACGACAGAGACAGAGCACGGGACCGAGAAAGGGACAAAGACCGAGACCGCCGGGACAGGAGCAAGAgcaaagaaaagagagaagacaaaaAAGAATCAAACAAATCTTATGTCCCAAAGGAGAATGATAAACCTGCAGAGGTGGAAAGTGATAAAAACACATCATAA